A stretch of Acropora muricata isolate sample 2 chromosome 7, ASM3666990v1, whole genome shotgun sequence DNA encodes these proteins:
- the LOC136922368 gene encoding uncharacterized protein — protein MERMFLMFFLTVAFLTLANCLPTREDEMYNDDVILRSLRLKRHHCGCVKGHRTCGCCLHLNLHPFHKKVQANVCINATEISSPLGMDFFMTWNKHVMFNKTITATGPPPVCFQTPFSKVAGKACVKFSKLSLEKNHIGGCADLELKALHFTKDFHLGCIFFKGHGTRTYLDKPLHNLLTGYMIPHNTADMIPRNDNLEYDALDLVRSYQGGCKCKRSPPHCDCCVSMRVFRLPINACAEADMDESETGFNVSISINRFKIISKHISVAGSPPICHRFHLFRNTEVCLKLTNVSFEPGRTGACLELDIGSSKTSMGCFYMKRLIDNVSSFILV, from the exons ATGGAGAGGATGTTTTTGATGTTCTTCTTAACAGTAGCTTTTCTCACCCTTGCAAATTGTCTCCCGACAAGAGAAG ATGAGATGTACAACGATGACGTCATACTTAGGTCACTGAGGTTGAAAAGGCATCATTGTGGTTGCGTGAAAGGTCATCGCACATGCGGATGCTGCTTGCACCTGAATTTGCATCCTTTCCACAAGAAAGTCCAGGCTAATG TCTGCATAAACGCCACTGAAATTTCATCGCCACTG GGTATGGATTTCTTTATGACATGGAACAAACATGTGATGTTTAACAAAACCATCACAG CCACAGGTCCACCCCCCGTCTGTTTTCAAACCCCATTCTCCAAAGTTGCTGGAAAAGCTTgtgtcaaattttcaaaactctCCCTGGAGAAGAATCATATCGGAGGATGTGCAGATTTGGAATTGAAGGCTCTCCACTTCACCAAAGACTTTCATCTTGGTTGCATCTTCTTCAAAGGCCATGGCACGAGGACGTACCTGGACAAGCCATTGCACAATCTTTTGACAGGATACATGATTCCACACAACACG GCTGACATGATTCCACGCAACGACAACCTGGAATATGACGCTTTGGATCTTGTGAGAAGCTATCAAGGGGGCTGTAAGTGTAAAAGGTCACCGCCCCATTGCGACTGTTGTGTGAGCATGAGAGTCTTCAGACTGCCAATCAATG CTTGTGCTGAAGCAGACATGGATGAGTCAGAAACG GGATTCAATGTGTCGATTTCCATAAACAGATTCAAAATTATAAGCAAGCACATATCAG TTGCAGGCTCCCCTCCAATCTGTCACCGTTTCCATCTCTTTCGCAATACGGAAGTGTGCCTCAAGCTGACAAATGTATCCTTCGAGCCAGGTCGCACGGGAGCATGTCTCGAACTTGACATCGGCTCTTCAAAAACATCAATGGGATGCTTCTACATGAAGCGCTTGATTGACAATGTGTCCTCCTTCATACTAGTATAA
- the LOC136922367 gene encoding D(1) dopamine receptor-like, translating to MAGGEQTSEPSVETIEVAVQMTVFVLIILATIVGNSLICISVTKFRHLRTNTNFILLSLALTDLTMVVVMILSAVTTVTGEWIFGAWCCQAVAAAGLTLSFISILHMSCLSIDRYIAIQKPFSYESIVTRRRVVTVLVLIWASGVVVPNIPLADFEFRAVTYGCSSVELENTRRSFSPYIIFLVGLFVVIPFAIICFSNAVVFKTAFNHARQLSRVEKRLEQSSADICEREEQQQAKPRVENHSLKREIKSAHTFALVVGLFLLCYIPFYSVGTYRKLARSANVHSSDVRITMWVAFANSFINPIVYGLRYSPFRKAFKLLCLARCSERRHSHNCKRISSWRRERDGTRLPSTSAL from the coding sequence ATGGCTGGTGGAGAACAAACAAGCGAACCTTCGGTAGAAACTATCGAAGTTGCCGTTCAAATGACAGTGTTTGTACTGATCATATTGGCGACGATTGTTGGAAACTCTTTGATTTGTATTTCGGTAACGAAATTTCGCCATCTTCGTACAAACACGAATTTCATACTGCTTAGTTTGGCACTTACGGATTTGACAATGGTGGTGGTGATGATTTTGAGCGCTGTGACAACTGTGACTGGCGAATGGATATTTGGAGCATGGTGCTGTCAGGCTGTTGCTGCAGCGGGTCTGACTTTGTCTTTCATATCAATTCTTCACATGAGCTGTCTCAGTATCGATCGATATATTGCAATTCAGAAACCCTTTAGCTATGAATCCATCGTCACTAGAAGAAGAGTGGTGACGGTTTTAGTCCTGATCTGGGCGTCTGGAGTTGTTGTTCCTAACATTCCGTTAGCCGATTTTGAATTCAGGGCCGTGACATACGGATGTTCAAGTGTGGAGTTGGAAAACACCCGGCGGTCTTTTTCACCTTATATTATTTTCCTTGTCGGACTATTTGTTGTCATACCttttgctattatttgtttttcgAACGCAGTGGTTTTCAAAACAGCTTTTAATCACGCAAGGCAGCTAAGCAGAGTTGAGAAGAGGCTAGAGCAGTCTTCAGCAGATATTTGCGAAAGGGAGGAGCAACAGCAAGCGAAACCGCGCGTAGAAAACCACTCGTTGAAGAGAGAGATCAAATCGGCGCACACCTTTGCGCTTGTAGTCGgattatttttgctttgttacATTCCATTTTACTCAGTCGGCACCTACAGGAAGCTAGCTCGGTCCGCTAATGTACATTCTAGTGATGTGCGCATCACTATGTGGGTTGCTTTTGCCAATTCTTTTATTAACCCGATTGTTTATGGCTTGAGGTATTCACCGTTTCGCAAAGCTTTCAAATTACTATGTCTAGCCCGCTGTAGTGAGCGACGCCATTCTCATAACTGCAAGAGAATCAGTTCATGGAGACGTGAAAGGGACGGTACAAGATTACCAAGTACTTCCGCTCTCTAG